From one Methylomonas paludis genomic stretch:
- the mgtA gene encoding magnesium-translocating P-type ATPase: MNKSIFRAKAPPTPQNPAWWLSPLDAQAALAGDADGLSQNEAAQRLTKFGANQLRDHKKQLLLLQFLARFKNPLVLLLLVASAISALTGELTNFVIIFVMVILSVTLDFVQEHNAGKAAESLRQSVSIRATVIRDGKSIEIPVTQVVPGDLVTLSAGDMIPADGLVLIARDLFIKQSLLTGESYPVEKHPGSLAASADDIQDATNAVFMGTTVISGSARMRVVKTGATTAIGAIADSLTRRAPPTAFEVGTQRFGLLIMRLTILLVLFVLLVNAWLGKPWLESFMFAVALAVGLTPELLPMVVSVTLSRGAIHMARKRVIVKRLASIQNLGSMDVLCTDKTGTLTEARIHLEQHIDPQGNPSPRVLELAYLNSFFESGLKSPLDEAILAHTSFDISAWQKIDEVPFDFERRRVSVLLDKGNGRLLIVKGASEEIITLCTHYEDQGNSLPLDKTARARIHAQHIALESEGFRVLGIAWREVPADHPHAVIGDEAELVFTGFAGFLDPPKASAGAALAALQDSGVSVKIVTGDSELVTQHVCTQLNIPVQGILTGKEIEQMDDYALRARVETANLFCRVNPSQKDRVILALKARGHVVGYLGDGINDAPSLHSADIGLSVDSAVDVAKEAADMILLDQDLNVLYEGVLEGRRTFGNIMKYIMMGTSSNFGNMFSMAGAALFLPFLPMLPTQILLNNILYDLSEVPIPLDKVDTEDLRRPRVLDMNFIRNFMLVIGPISSVFDFLTFYVMLTVLKADETLFQTGWFVESLCTQVLVIFILRTRGNPFKSRAHPILVATSLTIVAIAAALPFTPVGAYFGFVPPPARFYVILAIMVVVYLAIVELAKMGFYRWYRLKHPNIS; this comes from the coding sequence ATGAATAAATCGATTTTCCGAGCCAAAGCGCCTCCCACACCACAAAATCCGGCTTGGTGGTTAAGTCCGCTCGATGCGCAGGCAGCACTGGCCGGGGATGCTGACGGCCTGAGCCAAAACGAAGCCGCCCAGCGCCTGACTAAATTTGGCGCCAATCAGTTACGCGATCACAAAAAACAGCTGCTGTTGCTGCAATTTCTGGCCCGCTTTAAAAACCCGCTGGTATTACTGTTGCTGGTAGCCAGTGCCATCTCGGCATTAACCGGCGAACTGACTAATTTTGTCATCATCTTTGTCATGGTGATCCTGAGTGTAACGCTGGATTTTGTGCAGGAACACAACGCCGGCAAAGCCGCTGAAAGCCTGCGCCAGTCGGTTTCCATTCGCGCCACAGTAATCCGCGATGGTAAATCTATCGAAATTCCAGTCACTCAGGTAGTACCCGGCGATCTGGTGACGCTGTCAGCCGGCGACATGATTCCGGCAGACGGTTTGGTATTGATTGCTCGTGACTTATTCATCAAGCAATCTCTGCTGACTGGCGAATCCTATCCGGTGGAAAAACATCCGGGTTCGCTGGCCGCTAGCGCCGATGATATCCAGGATGCCACTAACGCCGTATTTATGGGTACTACTGTAATTAGCGGCAGCGCCCGGATGCGGGTAGTAAAAACCGGGGCTACTACCGCTATCGGCGCCATTGCCGACAGCCTGACTCGCCGCGCTCCACCCACCGCTTTTGAAGTTGGCACCCAGCGATTCGGTTTGCTGATCATGCGTTTGACCATTTTGTTGGTGTTATTTGTTTTGCTAGTCAATGCCTGGTTAGGCAAACCTTGGTTGGAATCATTCATGTTTGCGGTAGCGCTGGCAGTGGGTCTGACACCGGAGCTGTTACCGATGGTGGTTTCTGTCACGCTATCACGCGGCGCTATCCACATGGCTCGTAAACGGGTCATCGTCAAACGGCTGGCTTCCATCCAGAACCTGGGCTCGATGGATGTGCTGTGTACCGACAAAACCGGTACCTTGACCGAAGCCAGAATTCACCTGGAACAACATATCGACCCGCAAGGCAACCCCAGCCCACGGGTGCTGGAACTGGCTTATTTAAATAGTTTTTTCGAATCTGGCTTAAAAAGTCCACTGGATGAAGCTATCCTGGCTCATACCAGTTTCGACATCAGCGCCTGGCAAAAAATTGACGAAGTACCTTTCGATTTCGAACGTCGCCGGGTCTCTGTGTTACTGGACAAAGGCAATGGCCGGCTGCTGATCGTGAAAGGCGCATCTGAAGAAATCATTACCTTGTGTACCCATTACGAAGATCAAGGTAATTCGTTGCCATTGGACAAAACAGCCCGTGCGCGTATTCATGCCCAACACATTGCCCTGGAATCCGAGGGCTTTCGGGTATTGGGCATTGCCTGGCGGGAAGTGCCGGCCGATCATCCTCATGCAGTAATCGGTGACGAAGCAGAGCTGGTGTTTACTGGTTTTGCCGGTTTTCTAGATCCACCCAAAGCCAGTGCCGGTGCCGCATTGGCAGCCTTGCAGGACAGCGGCGTCAGCGTCAAAATAGTCACCGGCGACAGCGAACTGGTTACCCAGCATGTCTGCACCCAGCTTAATATCCCGGTGCAAGGTATCCTCACCGGCAAAGAAATTGAACAAATGGACGATTACGCTCTACGCGCCAGGGTGGAAACGGCCAATCTGTTTTGCCGGGTTAACCCTTCGCAGAAAGACCGGGTAATTCTGGCCCTGAAAGCCCGTGGTCACGTTGTAGGCTATCTGGGCGACGGCATCAATGATGCCCCTTCTCTGCATTCTGCCGATATTGGCCTGTCGGTGGATTCGGCGGTGGATGTGGCCAAGGAAGCTGCCGACATGATTTTGCTGGATCAGGATTTAAATGTCTTGTATGAGGGGGTACTGGAAGGCCGGCGCACCTTCGGCAACATCATGAAATACATCATGATGGGTACCAGCTCAAATTTCGGCAATATGTTCAGCATGGCTGGGGCCGCATTATTTCTGCCGTTTTTACCCATGCTGCCTACTCAGATTTTGCTCAACAATATTCTTTACGATTTGTCCGAAGTGCCTATTCCACTGGATAAAGTGGATACCGAAGACTTGCGCCGCCCCCGAGTGCTGGATATGAATTTTATCCGGAATTTTATGCTGGTGATAGGGCCTATCAGTTCGGTGTTCGATTTCTTGACCTTCTATGTTATGCTGACCGTACTAAAAGCTGATGAAACCCTGTTCCAGACCGGTTGGTTTGTGGAATCGCTGTGTACTCAGGTTCTGGTGATTTTTATCCTCCGTACTCGAGGTAATCCGTTTAAAAGTCGCGCTCACCCGATTCTGGTGGCGACCTCGTTGACTATAGTGGCCATTGCTGCCGCGCTACCTTTTACACCGGTGGGAGCCTATTTCGGTTTTGTACCGCCACCGGCCCGGTTTTATGTCATTCTGGCGATTATGGTGGTGGTTTATCTGGCTATTGTTGAACTGGCCAAAATGGGTTTTTATCGTTGGTACCGGTTAAAACATCCTAACATCAGCTAG
- a CDS encoding Crp/Fnr family transcriptional regulator produces the protein MTDLDSQRKNHLLDSLPAAEFDRLLPFLERVDMALGQVVYESGGQLRYAYFPTTCIVSLLYVLENGASAEIAVVGNDGIIGVALFMGGDTMPNRAVVQSAGYAYRIKVQQVMREFNRYGVMLHLLLRYTQALITQMAQTAVCNRHHSVDQQLCRWLLLSLDRLDSNKLNMTQELIANMLGVRREGVTEAAGNLQRAGLIEYSRGHILVSDRPGIEHRVCECYQVVKAESDRLLAYLPTVKASAA, from the coding sequence ATGACTGATCTTGATAGCCAAAGAAAAAACCACCTGCTCGATTCACTTCCGGCGGCAGAATTTGACCGACTCTTACCGTTTCTGGAACGGGTTGATATGGCTTTGGGCCAGGTGGTATACGAATCCGGCGGACAATTACGCTATGCCTATTTCCCTACCACCTGCATCGTTTCACTATTATATGTGCTGGAAAACGGCGCTTCTGCGGAAATCGCCGTAGTCGGCAATGACGGCATTATCGGTGTCGCCCTGTTCATGGGCGGCGACACCATGCCCAACCGGGCCGTCGTGCAAAGCGCCGGCTATGCCTATCGCATCAAGGTCCAGCAGGTGATGAGAGAATTTAACCGCTACGGCGTCATGCTGCACCTGTTACTGCGTTACACTCAGGCCCTGATTACCCAAATGGCCCAAACCGCAGTCTGCAACCGTCATCATAGCGTCGATCAGCAGCTATGCCGCTGGCTGTTGCTGAGTCTGGATCGCCTGGACTCCAACAAATTGAACATGACTCAGGAATTGATCGCCAATATGCTGGGTGTGCGCCGGGAGGGCGTTACCGAAGCCGCTGGAAATCTGCAGCGCGCCGGTCTGATCGAATACAGCCGCGGTCACATTCTGGTGAGTGATCGTCCTGGCATTGAGCACAGAGTCTGTGAATGTTACCAAGTGGTCAAAGCCGAATCGGATCGACTGCTGGCCTATTTACCCACAGTTAAAGCCAGCGCGGCTTGA
- the smbP gene encoding small metal-binding protein SmbP: MSNTNKTSLGYYAGMVLMLCSFTAFATDSHIGQAIKHAESAANAADAKSIAEHAELAKAHVKTANEHLDAGAKSLDEAIEHGKLGHTDLAKKAAEAAVVHLKAAQ; encoded by the coding sequence ATGTCAAACACTAATAAAACCAGCTTAGGCTATTATGCCGGCATGGTATTAATGCTGTGCTCATTTACAGCTTTTGCCACAGACAGCCATATTGGCCAGGCTATTAAACACGCTGAATCAGCCGCCAATGCTGCCGATGCCAAATCGATCGCTGAACATGCTGAGCTGGCCAAAGCCCATGTTAAAACTGCCAATGAACATCTGGATGCCGGTGCTAAAAGTCTGGATGAAGCTATAGAACACGGTAAGCTGGGGCATACAGACTTGGCTAAAAAAGCTGCCGAAGCGGCAGTGGTGCATTTGAAAGCGGCACAATAA
- the hflC gene encoding protease modulator HflC codes for MTLFEKTGLALIAALAIAVFSSYTVNQTEQVVITQFGSPVGEPVTSAGLHFKLPFIQQINSFDKRYLAWDGPLVEMSTKDRTYVQVDTFARWRIADPLRYYLRLHDERSAQSRLEDILGSETRTAIARHELIEVVRTDKNRVPLQDVSLTGPITGEGTLGVLRPIRDGRNIIAQDVITAAVPKLAEFGIELLDVRFKRINYNQQVLERIYQRMISERLQIAERFRSEGEGAAARIIGNKDRDINQIESTAYKQVQDIQGEADAKATEIYAAAYAQRPEASEFYRFLKSMETYRKVITADTVLVLSTNSDLFGLLKRVEAKAH; via the coding sequence ATGACTTTATTTGAAAAAACGGGTTTGGCCCTCATCGCGGCACTGGCAATAGCGGTTTTTTCCAGCTATACAGTAAATCAGACTGAGCAAGTCGTGATTACTCAGTTCGGTAGTCCGGTGGGCGAACCGGTCACCAGCGCCGGTCTGCATTTCAAACTGCCCTTTATCCAGCAGATTAATAGCTTTGACAAACGCTATCTGGCCTGGGATGGGCCTTTGGTGGAAATGTCCACCAAAGATCGCACCTATGTGCAAGTTGATACTTTTGCCCGCTGGCGGATAGCCGATCCTTTGCGTTATTACCTGCGTTTGCATGATGAACGTAGCGCACAATCCCGGCTGGAAGATATTTTAGGCAGCGAAACCCGCACCGCAATTGCCCGGCATGAACTGATCGAAGTGGTGCGCACCGACAAAAACCGGGTGCCGTTGCAGGATGTCAGTCTCACCGGGCCTATCACCGGCGAAGGCACGCTCGGTGTGTTGCGGCCTATCCGCGATGGCCGCAATATTATCGCCCAGGATGTGATTACCGCGGCAGTGCCGAAACTGGCTGAGTTTGGTATTGAATTGCTGGATGTCCGCTTTAAACGCATCAATTACAATCAACAGGTACTGGAGCGCATCTATCAGCGCATGATTAGTGAGCGTTTGCAGATTGCTGAGCGGTTTCGTTCGGAAGGCGAGGGAGCGGCAGCGCGCATTATCGGTAACAAAGATAGGGATATTAACCAGATAGAGTCAACTGCTTACAAACAGGTACAGGATATTCAAGGTGAAGCTGATGCCAAAGCCACGGAAATTTACGCTGCCGCCTATGCCCAAAGGCCGGAAGCCAGCGAATTTTATCGTTTTCTGAAAAGCATGGAGACATATCGCAAAGTTATAACTGCCGATACTGTGCTGGTATTGTCTACCAACAGCGATTTGTTCGGATTACTCAAGCGAGTTGAAGCCAAAGCCCATTAA
- the hflK gene encoding FtsH protease activity modulator HflK gives MKDPKIILSRIPAAFPLSASVLVLTIAVLVFFIGVMMAFYTIPAESEGIVLRFGKYIEKVPSGLHAKAPFGIDSVIIVPSKRQQKLEFGFATPGFTNPDQISEEPDLEKSMVTGDLNSALVEWVVQYRISNPEQYLFDVRQPAQTLRDLSEAVMREVIGDRTVDEIITIGRQEIEEAVLLRLTELASRYQLGISINQVQLKNVNPPEPVQPSFNEVNRAQQDRENSINLANGEYNKAVPRVRGEADQKIRAAEGYRYKRINEAEGDVTAFNQVLTQYLKSPDVTRTRLYLETMAAVLPQAKQQIIVDDTVQQIMPMLAVPAKLLEVAK, from the coding sequence ATGAAAGACCCGAAAATCATTTTAAGTCGCATCCCGGCAGCTTTTCCGCTATCAGCCTCGGTATTAGTATTAACTATCGCCGTTTTAGTGTTTTTTATCGGCGTTATGATGGCTTTTTATACCATTCCGGCAGAATCAGAGGGCATCGTGCTGAGATTTGGTAAATACATAGAAAAAGTCCCGTCAGGTTTACATGCCAAAGCCCCGTTCGGCATAGACAGCGTGATCATCGTGCCCAGCAAACGCCAGCAAAAACTGGAATTCGGCTTTGCCACACCGGGTTTTACCAATCCTGATCAAATCAGTGAAGAGCCGGATCTGGAAAAATCAATGGTCACCGGTGATCTTAATTCTGCCCTGGTGGAATGGGTGGTGCAGTATCGGATCAGCAATCCTGAACAATATCTGTTTGACGTGCGCCAACCGGCCCAGACCTTGCGTGACCTGTCTGAAGCCGTGATGCGCGAAGTCATAGGCGACCGCACCGTCGATGAAATTATTACCATCGGCCGCCAGGAGATAGAAGAAGCGGTGTTGCTCAGACTCACCGAGCTGGCCAGCCGTTATCAACTGGGCATCAGTATCAATCAGGTGCAATTAAAAAACGTCAATCCGCCCGAACCGGTACAACCCTCTTTTAATGAGGTCAACCGAGCCCAGCAGGATAGGGAAAATTCGATCAATCTGGCCAATGGCGAATATAACAAAGCGGTACCACGGGTACGCGGGGAAGCCGACCAAAAAATCCGGGCCGCTGAAGGCTACCGGTATAAACGTATTAACGAAGCCGAAGGTGATGTGACCGCATTTAATCAGGTTTTAACCCAATATTTAAAATCACCCGATGTCACCCGCACCCGGCTATATCTGGAAACCATGGCCGCAGTGCTGCCGCAAGCCAAACAACAGATTATTGTTGATGATACCGTCCAACAAATCATGCCCATGCTGGCTGTTCCGGCTAAATTACTTGAGGTAGCGAAATGA
- a CDS encoding acetate/propionate family kinase, with the protein MKQRNPGILAINGGSSSIKFAVYENTAALPLRIYGEIVNIGQSGTHLSFNDDGSKPDRTLSLAHTDYAAAVDFLFNWLAKQPEFADVKLVGQRVVHGMQRTEPAWVTASLLDELKGIISFAPQHLPHEIGMMETLALRYPNLPQLACFDTAFHHDMPNVAKWLAIPRRYQALGVQRYGFQGLSYSYLLNALGQLGDPAATQGRVILAYLGSSTSLAAVLNGHSIDTSMGFTPASGVMMSTCSGDLDPGVMTYLAHSEKISIAQFNQMINCESGLLGVSELSPDIRDLLADQATDERAAEAVALYCYQVKKCIGGLAAALGGLDTLVFSGGIGTNEAQIRAGICQGLAFLGIELDYARNSRSAALLSAEQSRVRVRVIAADPTLSIARAVRRCT; encoded by the coding sequence ATGAAACAGCGTAATCCAGGCATCCTGGCGATAAACGGCGGCTCGTCGAGCATCAAATTTGCCGTGTATGAAAATACTGCCGCTTTGCCGCTGAGAATATACGGCGAGATTGTCAATATAGGGCAGAGCGGTACGCATCTGAGTTTTAATGATGATGGCAGCAAACCGGATCGGACTTTAAGTCTGGCCCACACTGATTATGCAGCTGCAGTCGATTTTTTATTTAACTGGCTGGCAAAACAGCCAGAATTTGCCGATGTGAAGTTGGTCGGGCAGAGGGTAGTGCACGGCATGCAACGCACAGAACCGGCTTGGGTGACGGCAAGCCTGCTGGATGAGTTAAAGGGCATCATCAGTTTTGCGCCGCAACATCTGCCTCATGAAATTGGCATGATGGAGACGCTGGCGCTACGCTATCCCAACTTGCCGCAACTGGCCTGTTTCGATACGGCGTTTCATCATGATATGCCTAATGTCGCCAAGTGGCTGGCCATTCCCAGGCGTTATCAGGCTCTGGGTGTGCAACGTTATGGATTTCAAGGTTTAAGTTACAGTTATTTGTTAAACGCGCTGGGACAGCTGGGTGATCCAGCCGCCACTCAGGGCCGGGTGATCTTGGCGTATCTGGGCAGCAGCACCAGTCTGGCAGCGGTATTGAACGGCCATAGTATTGATACCAGCATGGGGTTTACGCCGGCTTCCGGCGTGATGATGAGTACCTGTTCCGGCGATCTGGACCCTGGGGTAATGACTTATCTGGCCCATAGCGAAAAAATCAGTATCGCGCAATTTAATCAGATGATTAATTGTGAATCGGGTTTGCTGGGAGTTTCGGAATTAAGCCCGGATATCCGGGATTTGCTGGCTGACCAGGCCACGGATGAGCGGGCCGCAGAGGCCGTGGCGCTATATTGTTATCAGGTGAAAAAGTGTATCGGTGGATTGGCTGCGGCTCTGGGCGGTCTGGACACACTGGTGTTCTCTGGCGGTATTGGGACTAATGAGGCGCAGATTCGGGCTGGAATTTGCCAGGGCTTGGCTTTTCTGGGTATTGAACTGGATTATGCGCGTAATAGCAGATCGGCAGCGCTGCTTTCTGCCGAGCAGAGTCGGGTTAGAGTACGGGTGATAGCCGCTGACCCCACCTTGAGTATCGCCCGTGCCGTGAGACGCTGCACATGA
- a CDS encoding YihY/virulence factor BrkB family protein has translation MSLPKHKTLAWQYLAATGRQVLQLTAQAITRFRHINAMQTAGAFAYFALFSLLPLILLSLTCASLFIDREQAATMLIAYLHSYVPLDGDMRSDIFNTVNAVVKARGPASLTAILMLVWAVMQFFSTLINVTRQAWDDSSAQWWRLSLESLIFMGIMLVVLALGVSLPLLVDVLANWLLTDTDWNAWLYPLLGELISALLVFGSLSLFYQLAPAQPTKFAQVWIAAFCTTLLFHLAGILFVGYLRVFGNLNPVYGAFSAVMALLLWLYVTGCIFIFGACLCAAPAQRRASAGIGSPVY, from the coding sequence GTGAGCTTGCCGAAGCACAAGACCCTGGCCTGGCAATACCTGGCGGCTACCGGCCGCCAGGTATTGCAGTTGACCGCTCAGGCAATTACAAGGTTCCGCCATATCAATGCCATGCAGACGGCAGGCGCATTTGCCTATTTTGCCCTATTTTCATTATTGCCCTTAATTTTGCTTAGCCTAACCTGTGCTTCTTTGTTTATTGACCGGGAACAGGCGGCAACCATGCTGATTGCCTATCTGCACAGCTATGTGCCGCTGGATGGCGATATGCGCTCTGATATTTTTAATACGGTCAATGCGGTGGTCAAAGCCCGCGGCCCGGCCAGCCTGACCGCGATCCTGATGCTGGTGTGGGCAGTCATGCAGTTTTTCAGCACCTTGATTAATGTCACCCGTCAGGCCTGGGATGACAGCAGTGCTCAATGGTGGCGGTTATCGTTGGAAAGCCTGATCTTTATGGGCATTATGCTGGTGGTGCTGGCGCTGGGTGTAAGTTTGCCGCTGTTGGTGGATGTACTGGCGAATTGGCTGCTGACCGATACTGACTGGAATGCCTGGCTTTATCCGCTGCTGGGTGAACTGATTTCAGCACTGCTGGTGTTTGGTAGTTTGAGTTTGTTTTATCAGCTGGCTCCGGCCCAGCCCACCAAATTTGCTCAGGTGTGGATTGCTGCATTTTGCACCACATTGCTGTTTCATCTGGCCGGCATCTTGTTTGTGGGTTATCTACGGGTATTTGGCAATTTAAACCCGGTTTATGGCGCCTTTAGTGCGGTAATGGCTTTATTGCTCTGGCTTTATGTGACCGGCTGTATATTTATTTTTGGCGCCTGCCTGTGCGCTGCTCCGGCTCAGCGCCGGGCATCGGCCGGCATAGGATCGCCTGTTTATTAA
- a CDS encoding class I fructose-bisphosphate aldolase: MMQILANTARLMLAEGKGLLAIDESVATCNKRFAELGIDQTETARQNWRELMITTPNLSECISGVILYDETIRQHQQNHSSFSQAISTAGMVPGIKVDTGSKALAGHEGEQVSEGLDCLRERLQEYSAMGVRFAKWRAVITVGEHLPSLAGIDANAHALARYAALCQEAGLVPVVEPEVLMTGSHSLAQCQAVTETVLRCVFGQLARQGVALEGMILKANMVLPGLNCEQQAGLMEVAEATLNCLLRTVPAAVPGIAFLSGGQSAQLATARLQAISSLAPICTPWCLTFSFARAIQQPALAIWAGRPENRLAAQQALLHRARCNQAARRQEYSPVMETAA; encoded by the coding sequence ATGATGCAAATTCTGGCAAATACTGCCCGACTTATGTTAGCCGAAGGCAAAGGCCTGCTGGCGATTGATGAGAGTGTCGCTACCTGCAATAAGCGGTTTGCAGAATTGGGTATAGACCAAACTGAAACTGCGCGGCAGAACTGGCGCGAGCTGATGATTACCACACCTAATCTGTCTGAATGTATCAGCGGGGTGATTCTTTACGACGAAACCATCCGCCAGCATCAGCAGAACCATAGTTCTTTTAGTCAAGCCATCAGCACTGCCGGAATGGTGCCCGGCATTAAAGTGGATACCGGCAGTAAAGCTTTGGCCGGTCATGAGGGCGAACAAGTCAGTGAGGGCCTGGATTGCCTGCGCGAACGCTTGCAGGAATATTCGGCGATGGGCGTGCGCTTCGCCAAATGGCGGGCGGTAATCACGGTGGGCGAACATCTGCCCAGTCTGGCCGGGATTGATGCCAATGCCCACGCGCTGGCGCGTTATGCGGCATTATGTCAGGAGGCGGGCCTGGTGCCGGTGGTCGAACCGGAGGTGTTAATGACCGGCAGCCATAGTCTGGCGCAGTGTCAGGCGGTGACGGAAACCGTGTTGCGTTGCGTGTTCGGGCAATTAGCCCGGCAAGGGGTGGCGCTGGAGGGCATGATACTCAAGGCTAATATGGTGTTGCCGGGTTTAAACTGTGAGCAACAGGCCGGCCTGATGGAAGTGGCGGAGGCGACTCTAAACTGTTTGTTGCGCACGGTGCCGGCTGCCGTACCGGGCATCGCATTTTTGTCCGGCGGTCAGTCCGCGCAATTGGCAACCGCACGTTTGCAGGCTATCAGCAGTCTGGCGCCGATCTGTACCCCGTGGTGTTTGACTTTTTCGTTTGCCAGGGCGATTCAGCAACCGGCTTTGGCCATCTGGGCCGGCCGGCCTGAAAATCGTCTGGCTGCCCAACAGGCTTTGCTGCATCGGGCCAGATGCAATCAGGCGGCACGGCGTCAGGAATATTCGCCGGTGATGGAGACAGCGGCTTAG
- a CDS encoding zinc-dependent alcohol dehydrogenase family protein: protein MQAMVLNEIGTALKWTALPDRQPGPGEIRLKVSACGVCRTDLHVVDGELPDPQTPIIPGHEVVGRIDAIGSGVEGLQLGERVGVPWLGHSCGVCYYCRHQQENLCDHPLFNGYSRDGGFASAMIVDARFAFPLGEQGEDAALAPLLCAGLIGWRALTLAGPGKNLGLYGFGAAAHILAQIAHGQGRSVYAFTRPDQTAGQDFARSLGAVWAGSSEQLPPVALDAAIIFAPVGALVPLALKAVRKGGRVVCAGIHMSDIPSFPYALLWEERQLLSVANLTRQDGLDFFAAVQNLDIVTHITTYPLQQANLALADLRAGRFEGAAVLIAEA, encoded by the coding sequence ATGCAGGCGATGGTACTAAACGAGATAGGCACTGCGCTGAAATGGACTGCGTTGCCGGATCGGCAACCGGGGCCGGGGGAAATCAGGCTTAAGGTAAGTGCTTGCGGGGTGTGCCGTACTGATTTGCATGTGGTGGATGGTGAGTTGCCTGATCCGCAAACCCCTATCATTCCAGGCCACGAAGTGGTGGGCAGAATTGATGCTATTGGTAGCGGGGTAGAGGGGCTGCAATTGGGTGAGCGGGTAGGGGTACCGTGGCTGGGGCATAGTTGCGGGGTTTGCTATTATTGCCGGCACCAGCAGGAAAATCTTTGCGATCATCCCTTGTTTAATGGCTACAGCCGGGATGGCGGTTTTGCCTCGGCGATGATAGTGGATGCCCGGTTTGCTTTTCCTTTGGGAGAGCAGGGCGAGGATGCGGCGCTGGCGCCTTTGCTGTGTGCCGGTTTGATCGGCTGGCGGGCGCTAACGCTGGCCGGGCCCGGCAAAAACCTGGGCTTGTATGGGTTTGGGGCAGCTGCGCATATTCTGGCGCAAATTGCTCATGGCCAAGGCCGTTCTGTGTATGCATTTACCCGGCCGGATCAAACTGCCGGCCAGGATTTTGCCCGCAGTTTGGGTGCGGTGTGGGCCGGTAGTTCCGAGCAACTGCCGCCGGTGGCTTTAGATGCCGCCATCATTTTTGCCCCGGTCGGTGCCTTGGTGCCGCTGGCGCTGAAAGCGGTGCGTAAAGGTGGCCGGGTGGTGTGTGCCGGGATACATATGAGTGATATACCCAGCTTTCCTTATGCATTGTTATGGGAAGAGCGACAATTGCTGTCGGTGGCCAATCTTACCCGCCAGGATGGTCTGGATTTTTTTGCGGCGGTGCAGAATCTGGATATTGTTACGCATATTACGACTTATCCGCTGCAACAAGCCAATCTGGCTTTGGCTGATTTGCGTGCCGGTCGATTTGAGGGGGCGGCGGTGTTGATTGCGGAGGCTTGA